In the Deinococcus ficus genome, one interval contains:
- a CDS encoding cytochrome b: protein MNQWLDERLHISRLNDKFLRKAFPVHHSFFLGEITLFSLIILILTGILLALSYEPSNSLVLNSFDPGTADKPNLIPAAYHSALKINAMPFGDMLRRVHHWCANIMVASAIIHMMRVYFTGAFKKPREINWWIGLLLLIFSALTAVTGYILPYDNYAYQTLGVVYAITKSVPWVGDWLAQAAFAGNYPGEQVIPRIYGYHIMLLPMILLATTGAHMLIMVKQKHTQPGYAKRLAYKKIVGVPLSTQQTPIMILLALLFAGIVLFFSAFVPVHPVEFFGPPDPTPIANIKPDWYLLWIFGALAIIPGFEFELLGGHITAEFVGAMVFPAIPIGLLFLVPLLDRTREYMYYAENPTDHPRRLAWGVAFLVFMLVLSLAGYKPELIASGMLTSGNANAVLWILVFVLPAVAFFVTKAIVRGIARMNTRERTVGAPQVTHSHD, encoded by the coding sequence ATGAACCAGTGGCTCGACGAACGCCTGCACATCAGCCGCCTGAACGACAAGTTCCTGCGCAAGGCCTTTCCTGTTCACCACAGCTTCTTCCTGGGTGAGATCACCCTGTTCAGCCTGATCATCCTGATCCTGACCGGCATCCTGCTGGCGCTCTCCTACGAGCCCAGCAACAGCCTGGTGCTGAACTCCTTCGATCCGGGCACCGCGGACAAACCCAACCTGATCCCGGCCGCCTACCACAGCGCGCTGAAAATCAACGCGATGCCCTTCGGGGACATGCTGCGCCGCGTGCACCACTGGTGCGCGAACATCATGGTCGCGTCCGCGATCATTCACATGATGCGCGTGTACTTCACGGGCGCGTTCAAGAAACCCCGCGAGATCAACTGGTGGATCGGGCTGCTGCTGCTGATCTTCAGCGCCCTGACCGCCGTGACCGGCTACATCCTCCCCTACGACAACTACGCCTACCAGACCCTGGGCGTCGTGTACGCCATCACCAAGTCCGTCCCCTGGGTCGGCGACTGGCTGGCGCAGGCCGCCTTCGCCGGGAACTACCCCGGTGAGCAGGTCATCCCCCGCATCTACGGTTACCACATCATGCTGCTCCCCATGATCCTGCTCGCCACCACCGGCGCGCACATGCTGATCATGGTCAAGCAGAAGCACACCCAGCCCGGCTACGCCAAGCGCCTCGCGTACAAGAAGATCGTGGGCGTGCCGCTCAGCACCCAGCAGACCCCGATCATGATCCTGCTGGCTCTGCTGTTCGCCGGCATCGTGCTGTTCTTCAGCGCCTTCGTGCCCGTACACCCGGTGGAGTTCTTCGGGCCGCCTGACCCCACCCCGATCGCCAACATCAAGCCCGACTGGTACCTGCTGTGGATCTTCGGCGCCCTGGCGATCATTCCCGGCTTCGAGTTCGAGCTGCTGGGCGGGCACATCACCGCCGAGTTCGTGGGCGCCATGGTCTTCCCGGCCATCCCGATCGGCCTGCTGTTCCTGGTGCCGCTGCTGGACCGCACCCGCGAGTACATGTACTACGCGGAAAACCCCACCGATCACCCCCGCCGGCTCGCCTGGGGCGTCGCCTTCCTGGTGTTCATGCTGGTCCTGTCGCTTGCCGGCTACAAGCCCGAACTGATCGCTTCCGGCATGCTCACCAGCGGGAACGCCAACGCGGTGCTGTGGATCCTGGTGTTCGTGCTGCCTGCCGTCGCGTTCTTCGTGACCAAGGCCATCGTGCGCGGCATTGCCCGCATGAACACCCGGGAGCGCACCGTCGGCGCCCCCCAGGTGACGCACTCGCACGACTGA
- a CDS encoding Rieske (2Fe-2S) protein — protein MTRYKREDPELTRRKFINVALGASAAVGTVSLLSTLGGANPVFRLTPKKAPPMPGDVLVHAAGEKAGQPVTEADLSDQVTRAWPMGKDATGAPVIRDGDPTSILAIFKFPEGELKAPTNLDATVNGQIVAYGDRCTHAGCNVDNGTAPSGKSIMNCPCHSGQYEPREGCKVIGGPPPAPLPQLPVKIEGGQLVATGFFLTRPFGYPSDEEWQHYTEKVKELLS, from the coding sequence GTGACCCGTTACAAACGCGAAGATCCGGAACTGACGCGCCGCAAGTTCATCAACGTGGCGCTGGGCGCCAGTGCCGCCGTCGGCACCGTCAGCCTGCTGAGCACCCTGGGCGGCGCGAACCCCGTGTTCCGCCTCACGCCCAAGAAAGCCCCCCCGATGCCCGGGGACGTCCTGGTGCACGCTGCCGGCGAGAAGGCCGGGCAGCCCGTCACCGAAGCCGACCTGAGCGATCAGGTCACCCGCGCCTGGCCGATGGGCAAGGACGCCACCGGCGCGCCCGTCATCCGGGACGGCGACCCCACCAGCATCCTGGCAATCTTCAAGTTCCCGGAAGGTGAACTGAAGGCCCCTACCAACCTGGACGCCACCGTGAACGGCCAGATCGTGGCGTACGGCGACCGCTGCACGCACGCCGGCTGTAACGTGGACAACGGCACGGCCCCCAGCGGCAAGAGCATCATGAACTGCCCGTGCCACTCCGGGCAGTACGAGCCCCGCGAAGGCTGCAAGGTCATCGGCGGACCGCCCCCCGCCCCCCTGCCCCAGCTGCCCGTGAAGATCGAGGGCGGCCAGCTGGTCGCCACCGGGTTCTTCCTCACCCGCCCGTTCGGGTACCCCAGTGACGAGGAATGGCAGCATTACACCGAGAAGGTGAAGGAGCTGTTGTCATGA
- a CDS encoding c-type cytochrome codes for MERNDAVMPLVALLVAAIMGTIMLFLFNKETAPEPVVIDPAVVANISKEYPTVGKAVFTANCAGCHGAEGQGGAGPKLAGNEKIVKDPVYVHTIVTNGKGGMPAFPNLKDNEVYAVANYVLHSWGNDIEEPLTPAQVAEGQGKADPEALKNRSRFVPEDLKLPEIWLGSFLMVLLTYGIIGLYSVWAEGKELHPGVHKVRATPLAMLGMAVTTAVTLIYSFLFVRQMNIDFQGWAAKEQVMPDVAREGFYAAMIIFGIAGSLALYKKFFMDGEVLVEDASGEFPW; via the coding sequence GTGGAAAGAAACGACGCAGTCATGCCTCTGGTCGCCCTACTGGTGGCCGCCATCATGGGGACGATCATGCTGTTCCTGTTCAACAAGGAAACGGCGCCGGAACCCGTGGTGATTGACCCGGCCGTGGTCGCCAACATCAGCAAGGAGTACCCCACGGTCGGGAAGGCCGTGTTCACCGCGAACTGCGCCGGGTGCCACGGCGCCGAAGGCCAGGGCGGCGCGGGCCCCAAACTCGCCGGCAACGAGAAGATCGTCAAGGACCCGGTGTACGTGCACACCATCGTTACCAACGGCAAGGGCGGCATGCCGGCCTTCCCCAACCTCAAGGACAACGAGGTGTACGCCGTGGCGAACTACGTGCTGCACTCCTGGGGCAACGACATCGAAGAACCCCTGACGCCCGCCCAGGTCGCCGAAGGCCAGGGCAAGGCCGACCCCGAAGCCCTGAAAAACCGCAGCCGCTTCGTGCCCGAGGACCTCAAACTCCCGGAAATCTGGCTGGGCAGCTTCCTGATGGTCCTGCTCACCTACGGCATCATCGGCCTGTACAGCGTCTGGGCCGAAGGCAAGGAACTGCACCCCGGCGTGCACAAGGTCCGCGCCACCCCGCTCGCGATGCTCGGCATGGCCGTCACGACTGCCGTGACCCTGATCTACAGCTTCCTGTTCGTCCGCCAGATGAACATCGACTTCCAGGGCTGGGCCGCCAAGGAACAGGTCATGCCCGACGTTGCCCGCGAGGGCTTCTACGCCGCCATGATCATCTTCGGCATCGCCGGGTCGCTGGCGCTGTACAAGAAGTTCTTCATGGACGGCGAAGTGCTCGTCGAGGACGCCAGCGGCGAGTTCCCCTGGTAA
- a CDS encoding serine hydrolase has product MLHASGFAGEVALHVTDLGGRVLCSHQPDEAFPAASTIKVPLLVQALQEAQAGRLDLTGRVTLGAADRVPGSGVLHDLLPGLNLAWQDVLTLMIVVSDNTATNLVIGRLGVDAVNAWLAAQGLSGTRLVGKLQLPPEQQNEAQRRGARNRTTARDQAALLGALVRGELLDPAHTRLALDILERQQLRDLIGRRVPADEAGEPLYRLGSKSGELRGVHHDVGILHTPRPLVVACLSRGGTDPREHPENRDVLRLADALWPVLKALGEPPRRPGRGGRTR; this is encoded by the coding sequence ATGCTGCACGCCAGCGGCTTCGCGGGCGAGGTGGCGCTGCACGTCACGGACCTGGGGGGCCGGGTGCTGTGCTCGCACCAGCCGGACGAGGCGTTCCCGGCGGCCAGCACCATCAAGGTGCCGCTGCTGGTACAGGCGTTGCAGGAGGCGCAGGCGGGCCGGTTGGACCTGACCGGCCGCGTGACCCTGGGCGCCGCAGACCGCGTGCCGGGCTCCGGGGTGCTGCACGACCTGCTGCCGGGCCTGAACCTGGCGTGGCAGGACGTCCTGACCTTGATGATCGTGGTGAGCGACAACACCGCCACGAACCTCGTGATCGGGAGGCTGGGCGTGGACGCCGTGAACGCCTGGCTGGCCGCTCAGGGCCTGAGCGGCACCCGGCTGGTCGGGAAGCTGCAGCTGCCGCCGGAGCAGCAGAACGAGGCGCAGCGGCGCGGGGCGCGCAACCGCACCACCGCCCGCGATCAGGCGGCCCTGCTGGGCGCCCTGGTGCGCGGCGAACTGCTGGACCCGGCACACACGCGGCTGGCGCTGGACATCCTGGAACGCCAGCAGCTGCGGGACCTGATCGGCCGGCGCGTGCCCGCGGACGAGGCGGGGGAGCCGCTGTACCGCCTGGGCAGCAAGAGCGGGGAACTGCGCGGCGTGCACCATGACGTCGGGATTCTGCACACGCCGCGGCCGCTGGTGGTGGCGTGCCTGTCGCGGGGCGGCACGGACCCGCGCGAACACCCGGAGAACCGGGACGTGCTGCGCCTGGCCGACGCCCTGTGGCCGGTCCTGAAGGCGCTGGGGGAACCGCCGCGCCGGCCGGGCCGGGGCGGCCGCACCCGCTAG
- a CDS encoding response regulator transcription factor, translating into MIRVLLVDDHALFRQGIRSLLESEGMRVIGEASNGREAIRYAADTHPDVILMDIQMPELDGVKATQSILEIDPKAKVIMITMYRQDRYVFEAVKAGARGYILKDADAATLLDAINRVASGEALLDADMAQNVLDDFRDKREELPSEKHADLNERETMILKLLAQGFSNQDIALRLDISEKTVRNRLSEIFTKLQLNNRTQAALYAIREGIANLE; encoded by the coding sequence ATGATTCGTGTGCTGCTTGTGGATGACCACGCCCTGTTCCGTCAGGGCATCCGGAGCCTGCTGGAGTCCGAGGGCATGCGCGTGATCGGGGAGGCGTCCAACGGCCGCGAGGCGATCCGCTACGCCGCCGACACGCACCCGGACGTGATCCTGATGGACATCCAGATGCCAGAACTCGACGGCGTGAAGGCCACGCAGAGCATCCTGGAGATCGACCCGAAGGCCAAGGTCATCATGATCACCATGTACCGCCAGGACCGGTACGTGTTCGAGGCCGTCAAGGCCGGCGCCCGCGGGTACATCCTCAAGGACGCCGACGCCGCCACGCTGCTGGACGCCATCAACCGCGTCGCGTCCGGCGAGGCGCTGCTGGACGCCGACATGGCCCAGAACGTCCTGGACGACTTCCGCGACAAGCGCGAGGAACTGCCCAGCGAGAAACACGCCGACCTGAACGAGCGCGAGACCATGATCCTGAAACTGCTTGCGCAGGGCTTCTCCAACCAGGACATCGCCCTGCGCCTGGACATCAGCGAGAAGACCGTACGCAACCGCCTGTCGGAGATCTTCACGAAACTGCAGCTGAACAACCGCACGCAGGCGGCGCTGTACGCCATCCGCGAGGGCATCGCCAACCTTGAATAA
- a CDS encoding DMT family transporter: protein MTSLTPHTRGLLLLILVTAVWGSTFAVVKELGALLDPAELIAWRFTVAAVALLPVLALSRRRAPVSPRPPRRDLWRDGLLIGAWLVAGYGTQTIALQTTSANRAAFFTALSVVLVPVWLVFAQRRRMPAALWVALPLAVLGLGLLSWEGGAFVAGDAWALACAVTYAAFIIALEQVAPRHAALPFTFAQLIVVAVLAWAWALVQGGVTVPPAAAWGPLLYLGVIATAATTLMQTVGQKTVTAAEASLIYALEPVTATLFSFLLIGERVGLRGALGGALVVVATVLSQRADAAPHPELPAPQPGTEDLTG from the coding sequence ATGACGTCCCTGACCCCCCACACGCGCGGCCTTCTCCTGCTGATTCTGGTCACGGCCGTGTGGGGCAGCACCTTCGCGGTCGTCAAGGAACTCGGGGCGCTGCTGGACCCGGCCGAACTGATCGCGTGGCGCTTCACGGTGGCGGCCGTGGCGCTGCTGCCGGTGCTGGCCCTGAGTCGCCGCCGGGCTCCGGTGTCGCCGCGGCCGCCCCGCCGCGACCTGTGGCGGGACGGCCTGCTGATCGGCGCGTGGCTGGTCGCCGGGTACGGCACGCAGACCATCGCGCTGCAGACCACCAGCGCCAACCGCGCGGCGTTCTTCACGGCGCTCAGCGTGGTGCTGGTCCCGGTGTGGCTGGTGTTCGCGCAGCGCCGTCGCATGCCCGCCGCGCTGTGGGTGGCGCTGCCGCTGGCGGTGCTGGGCCTGGGCCTGCTGTCCTGGGAAGGCGGGGCGTTCGTGGCCGGGGACGCCTGGGCGCTGGCCTGCGCGGTCACGTACGCGGCCTTCATCATCGCGCTGGAGCAGGTGGCGCCCCGGCACGCGGCGCTGCCGTTCACGTTCGCGCAGCTGATCGTGGTGGCGGTTCTCGCCTGGGCGTGGGCGCTCGTGCAGGGCGGCGTGACGGTCCCCCCGGCCGCCGCCTGGGGTCCGCTGCTGTACCTGGGCGTGATCGCCACGGCCGCCACCACCCTGATGCAGACGGTGGGCCAGAAGACCGTCACCGCCGCCGAGGCCAGCCTGATCTACGCGCTGGAGCCGGTCACGGCCACGCTGTTCAGCTTCCTGCTGATCGGTGAGCGGGTGGGGCTGCGCGGCGCGCTGGGCGGGGCGCTGGTCGTGGTCGCCACCGTGCTCAGCCAGCGGGCCGACGCGGCGCCCCACCCGGAACTGCCGGCCCCGCAGCCCGGCACCGAGGACCTGACCGGCTGA
- a CDS encoding DeoR/GlpR family DNA-binding transcription regulator yields MTAPLAEERLERILHLLAERGPQRTTALTEALGVSGATTRRDLDTLAGRGLIRKVHGGAALATPTPAEHQDQQYRDRQQQQPDAKTRLARAALGLLTPGMTLYLDAGTTARAVAQALRRTPQLTRTLRVVTHGLDVAYELNGECPLYVVGGEVYGSTYSLTGPDALDTVRRYRYDLFLVGCTSIDAAPPGPPALTNSNLVEAQLKTAILDRARHAALIADHSKWGHPGFATFAHAGDLSHWVTDAAPDEARAAFTAAGVRVVTPA; encoded by the coding sequence ATGACCGCCCCCCTCGCCGAGGAACGCCTGGAACGCATCCTGCACCTGCTGGCTGAACGCGGCCCGCAGCGCACCACCGCCCTCACCGAGGCGCTGGGCGTGAGCGGCGCCACCACCCGCCGCGACCTCGACACCCTCGCCGGTCGCGGCCTGATCCGCAAGGTCCACGGCGGCGCCGCCCTCGCCACCCCCACCCCCGCCGAGCACCAGGACCAGCAGTACCGCGACCGCCAACAGCAGCAGCCGGACGCCAAGACCCGGCTCGCGCGGGCCGCGCTGGGCCTCCTCACGCCCGGCATGACCCTGTACCTGGACGCCGGCACCACCGCCCGCGCCGTCGCGCAGGCCCTCCGGCGCACCCCGCAGCTCACCCGCACGCTGCGGGTGGTCACGCACGGCCTGGACGTCGCGTACGAGCTGAACGGCGAGTGTCCCCTGTACGTGGTGGGTGGCGAGGTGTACGGCAGCACTTACAGCCTCACCGGCCCGGACGCGCTGGACACCGTGCGCCGCTACCGGTACGACCTGTTCCTGGTGGGCTGCACCAGCATCGACGCGGCACCCCCCGGCCCGCCTGCCCTGACCAACAGCAACCTCGTGGAAGCGCAACTGAAAACGGCCATCCTGGACCGCGCCCGGCACGCCGCCCTGATCGCGGACCACAGCAAGTGGGGCCATCCGGGGTTCGCCACCTTCGCGCACGCCGGGGACCTCAGCCACTGGGTGACGGACGCCGCCCCGGACGAGGCCCGCGCGGCCTTCACGGCGGCCGGCGTGCGGGTCGTCACGCCTGCCTGA
- the ptsP gene encoding phosphoenolpyruvate--protein phosphotransferase translates to MQELPAQLIRLNATAHSKNDAITQVAGLLATHGYTDPAYLQGMLDRETQANTYLGSGIAIPHGTPDTRHLIRQTGIAVLQLPQGVAWGEGGETVRLVVGIAAASDEHLDLLRRLTRVLADDALVERLSTTSDPAELQRALTGQASTPTPAAPATPALAHTAQVTLPNPLGMHARPATALANLVKGRGAQVRLSRENGESANATRMMEVLALGLTRGTTFTVSSDDEATLRAVTDAIRAGLGDDLSAGAATPAAHRDPDWVPAQIGAMVEGVPAADGLVVGLTRQHAPKAIEVRDEPGDPVENAAKLDAALKAAAAELEDVIADVGARFGADKAAIFRAHAELLADEGTVQDAVAHVLDGHGAAWAYRQATEGRIAQLQKLDDPTLAGRAVDLSDVQRRVLRHLLGIHEDSAPQAAGPVILLAPDLTPSDTARLGPDSLLGFVTAQGGPTSHTAIIARGLGLPAVVAAGSGLLDVPDGTPAILDGQAGRLYLNPTDADVQSARERQAVLHEQREAARAARHQPGATADGVRVEVAANINRAADAAQALDAGAEGVGLMRTEFLFLERDSVPGEAEQEAEYRAMAAALGDRPLIIRTLDIGGDKEVPYLGLAREDNSFLGLRGIRLCFERPDLFLPQLRAVARVAKDHPNVHLMFPMISTLEDFRRARAILDSVREDVGAPRIPLGVMIEVPSAALIAGELAKDVDFFSVGTNDLTQYTLAMDRLHPQLARQTDAMHPAVLKLIALTVDAAEAHGRWVGVCGGAAGDEVGALVLTGLGVKELSVSTPQVPGVKAALRAHRMADLRELAARALAQPDAQAVRDLVRAGGRA, encoded by the coding sequence ATGCAAGAGCTTCCAGCCCAACTGATCCGCCTGAACGCCACCGCCCACAGCAAGAACGACGCCATCACCCAGGTCGCCGGCCTGCTCGCCACCCACGGCTACACCGACCCCGCCTACCTGCAGGGCATGCTGGACCGAGAAACCCAGGCGAACACCTACCTGGGCAGCGGCATCGCCATTCCCCACGGCACCCCCGACACCCGCCACCTGATCCGCCAGACCGGCATCGCCGTGCTGCAACTTCCCCAGGGGGTCGCCTGGGGCGAGGGTGGCGAGACCGTGCGGCTGGTCGTGGGCATCGCCGCGGCCAGCGACGAGCACCTGGACCTCCTGCGGCGCCTGACCCGCGTGCTGGCCGACGACGCCCTGGTCGAGCGGCTCTCCACCACCAGCGACCCCGCCGAGCTCCAGCGGGCCCTGACCGGGCAGGCCAGCACCCCCACGCCGGCCGCACCCGCCACCCCGGCCCTCGCCCACACCGCGCAGGTCACGCTGCCCAACCCGCTGGGCATGCACGCCCGGCCCGCGACCGCCCTGGCGAACCTGGTGAAGGGCCGCGGCGCGCAGGTGCGCCTGAGCCGTGAGAACGGCGAGAGCGCCAACGCCACCCGCATGATGGAGGTCCTCGCCCTGGGACTCACGCGCGGCACGACCTTCACCGTCAGCAGTGACGACGAGGCCACCCTGCGCGCCGTCACCGACGCCATCCGCGCAGGCCTGGGCGACGACCTGAGCGCCGGAGCCGCCACGCCCGCCGCCCACCGCGACCCGGACTGGGTGCCCGCGCAGATCGGCGCCATGGTGGAAGGTGTGCCTGCCGCCGACGGGCTGGTCGTGGGCCTGACCCGCCAGCACGCCCCGAAAGCCATCGAGGTGAGGGATGAGCCGGGCGACCCGGTGGAGAACGCCGCGAAACTGGACGCCGCGCTGAAGGCCGCCGCGGCCGAACTGGAGGACGTGATCGCGGACGTGGGCGCCAGGTTCGGGGCGGACAAGGCCGCGATCTTCCGCGCGCACGCCGAACTGCTGGCCGACGAGGGCACCGTGCAGGACGCCGTGGCGCACGTGCTGGACGGGCACGGCGCCGCCTGGGCATACCGGCAGGCCACCGAGGGCCGCATCGCGCAGCTGCAGAAGCTGGACGACCCCACGCTGGCCGGCCGGGCCGTGGACCTCAGCGACGTGCAGCGCCGCGTGCTGCGCCACCTGCTGGGCATCCACGAGGACAGTGCGCCCCAGGCGGCCGGGCCGGTGATCCTGCTCGCGCCGGACCTGACGCCCAGCGACACCGCCCGCCTGGGCCCGGACTCGCTGCTGGGCTTCGTGACCGCGCAGGGCGGCCCGACCAGCCACACCGCGATCATCGCCCGCGGCCTGGGCCTGCCGGCCGTGGTCGCCGCGGGTAGCGGGCTGCTGGACGTGCCGGACGGCACGCCCGCCATCCTGGACGGGCAGGCCGGGCGCCTGTACCTGAACCCCACCGACGCCGACGTGCAGAGCGCCCGCGAGCGGCAGGCGGTGCTGCACGAGCAGCGCGAGGCCGCCCGCGCCGCCCGCCACCAGCCGGGCGCCACCGCGGACGGCGTGCGGGTGGAGGTGGCCGCGAACATCAACCGCGCCGCCGACGCCGCGCAGGCCCTGGACGCCGGCGCCGAGGGCGTGGGCCTGATGCGCACCGAGTTCCTGTTCCTGGAACGCGACAGCGTGCCGGGCGAGGCCGAGCAGGAAGCCGAGTACCGCGCCATGGCCGCCGCGCTCGGGGACCGTCCGCTGATCATCCGCACGCTGGACATCGGCGGGGACAAGGAGGTGCCGTACCTGGGCCTGGCCCGCGAGGACAACTCCTTCCTGGGCCTGCGCGGGATCCGGCTGTGCTTCGAGCGGCCGGACCTGTTCCTGCCGCAGCTGCGCGCCGTGGCCCGCGTGGCGAAGGACCACCCGAACGTGCACCTGATGTTCCCCATGATCAGCACCCTGGAGGACTTCCGCCGCGCCCGCGCCATCCTGGACAGCGTGCGTGAGGACGTGGGCGCCCCCCGCATTCCGCTGGGCGTGATGATCGAGGTGCCGTCGGCCGCCCTGATCGCCGGTGAACTGGCGAAGGATGTGGACTTCTTCAGCGTGGGCACCAACGACCTGACGCAGTACACCCTGGCGATGGACCGCCTGCACCCGCAGCTGGCCCGCCAGACCGACGCCATGCACCCCGCCGTGCTGAAACTCATCGCCCTCACCGTGGACGCCGCCGAAGCGCACGGCAGGTGGGTGGGCGTGTGCGGCGGCGCCGCCGGGGACGAGGTGGGCGCGCTGGTCCTGACCGGGCTGGGCGTGAAGGAACTGTCGGTCAGCACGCCGCAGGTGCCGGGCGTGAAGGCCGCGCTGCGCGCCCACCGCATGGCGGACCTGCGCGAGCTGGCCGCGCGGGCCCTGGCGCAGCCGGACGCGCAGGCCGTGCGGGACCTCGTGCGGGCCGGGGGCCGGGCATGA
- the pfkB gene encoding 1-phosphofructokinase has product MTGVVTVTLNPALDLTVHAAGWQRGQVNAGQGMHLAAGGKGVNVASILADLRAGQGEGVTATGLLGDENPERFETLLRDKGIRDAFLRVPGPTRVGVKLVDPAAQETTDINLPGLTATPQDLAALDARLDELSADHGAFVLAGSLPPGVDADVYVRWVERLRAAGRFVAVDTSGAALSAVLAAPVLPNLIKPNEHELAAALGRDLPTEDALLAAAHDLLGRGADVVAVSRGEQGALLVSRAATVRARPPRVPVVSTVGAGDAMVAGLVSAHLDGLSLPDAARRATGFSVGTITRLGAHLPPRAELDTLTAQVEVTLLSENKEFQHG; this is encoded by the coding sequence ATGACCGGCGTGGTGACCGTCACCCTGAACCCCGCCCTGGACCTCACCGTGCACGCCGCCGGCTGGCAGCGCGGGCAGGTGAACGCCGGGCAGGGCATGCACCTGGCCGCCGGGGGGAAGGGCGTGAACGTCGCCAGCATCCTCGCGGACCTCCGGGCCGGCCAGGGCGAGGGCGTGACCGCCACCGGTCTCCTCGGTGACGAGAACCCGGAACGGTTCGAGACGCTGCTGCGCGACAAGGGCATCCGCGACGCGTTCCTGCGCGTGCCCGGCCCCACCCGGGTGGGCGTGAAGCTGGTGGACCCGGCCGCGCAGGAGACCACCGACATCAACCTGCCCGGCCTGACCGCCACACCGCAGGACCTGGCTGCCCTGGACGCCCGCCTGGACGAGCTGAGCGCCGATCACGGCGCGTTCGTGCTGGCGGGGAGTCTCCCGCCCGGCGTGGACGCCGACGTGTACGTCCGCTGGGTGGAGCGGCTGCGGGCGGCGGGGCGCTTCGTGGCGGTGGACACCAGCGGCGCAGCCCTGAGTGCCGTGCTGGCCGCCCCGGTCCTGCCGAACCTGATCAAACCGAACGAGCATGAACTCGCCGCCGCGCTTGGCCGCGACCTGCCCACCGAGGACGCCCTGCTGGCCGCCGCGCACGACCTGCTGGGCCGGGGCGCGGACGTGGTCGCCGTCTCCCGTGGGGAGCAGGGGGCGCTGCTGGTCAGCCGCGCCGCCACCGTGCGCGCCCGCCCGCCGCGCGTGCCGGTCGTGTCCACCGTCGGCGCGGGGGACGCGATGGTCGCCGGGCTGGTCAGCGCGCACCTGGACGGCCTGAGCCTGCCGGACGCCGCGCGCCGCGCCACGGGCTTCAGCGTGGGCACCATCACCCGCCTGGGCGCGCACCTGCCGCCCCGCGCCGAACTGGACACCCTGACCGCGCAGGTCGAAGTCACCCTTCTCTCCGAGAACAAGGAGTTTCAGCATGGCTAA